In Papaver somniferum cultivar HN1 unplaced genomic scaffold, ASM357369v1 unplaced-scaffold_117, whole genome shotgun sequence, the DNA window CCATTTTCTCAACCCAGAGGTAAGAACTACCATATAAAACATGCACAAAAAGATTACAGTACTGCATCAAAAAATGCAAGCAAAAACTACCAAGTAAGAtgcaaagaaataaaataaaactccAATGGATGCATGTAATCCAACAGATAAAACGGTGCACCAGAGGAAGAGACACGAGGGAAACGACTACATGGGGGACATGGAAACAAGAAACGATCCTTAATAGCATATAAAAGTCATATTATATTACCGAGATAAAGCAACGTTAGGGGTGTCCAAAGTGTCAGACGTGCAGAGAAATTAGAGTTGTAATGTGAAACTAGTAAATGCCTCGGAGATCACACTATTCTGAGGTTTGAATTTGTTGCTTCCTCAGACCCAACAGGCTCATTGGGTAACCTCAGAAAGGTTTATCATAAGGGTTTGGGTTGGATTCACAGCTTAGATCAGCAGGTATACATCGCTTCTAGCAGCCTAGTAATATTCATTCTCTGTTCTTTTTCTCACTGTCAAGAATTAGGCCTTCCTAGAGAATATTTACCACTTCTCATTACAATAGAGTTCCTGAAAGCTGAAACAATATTCAAAGGGTGACTAAAAGAATAATACTGGCTTGGAATTATGACCCAATGAAAGCTTTAAAAAAGCCAATATTCAGATAGAGAAGGTTTTGTGCTGCAGTGGTATGGCTTCATAATTATAATCCTAAAACCCAGGCATGCATTGTTAAAGCAGTTGCAGAATTCGGGTGTTATAAAATTTGCCTGAAAATACTTTATGGATTACAAGGTTTTGAAATTCGTTACACTCTAAAGAATGAATGGACAAGTAAAAAAATAATACTGTAATATTGTACCAACCTCTTCTCACAAACTGAGCTTTCATAAGTCATAATCTCTTTTGCTATAAGAGATTATAATATTGTAATATCTAAGAATCACTCGGTACAAATTCTAAGAATAATATTGTAATATTGTAATATCTGCAGAAAGAGTGTTTACTAAGAAGGATACAACACAATCACTCGGTACAAATTCTCTTTCCAGCATCTCGCAAAGAAATTGCAATGCCTTGTCAATCTCTTTTGCTATAAGAAAACCACTGATGATGGTATCATATGCTCTAGCATCTAATGAACATCCATTTTCTTCCATCTGGTTAATTAATGCGTTAGCCTCCATTAACATCTTGTTACGAAATAGGCCTGTAATCGTTGCAGTATATGTTACTACATTAGGCACCAATCCTTTTCTTGGGATATCATTAAAATGTCTTCTTGCATCTTCCAGCTTGCCAGCGTGACAAAAACTGCTAATAAGAGTATTGTACATTTCTATATTAACTGAGATCCCAATACTCTCCAACGATTCAAACAATTCTATTGCTTCCTCCATTTTTCCGTTCTTGCATAATCCATTCAACACTGCATTACACACCACTTCATCTGGAGATTGACCAAAAGTTTGTATCTCATAAAACAAATTATTTACTGTCTTCATTCTTCCATCTCGGTATAGCCCTGCTAATAGTGTAGTGTAAGTAAATGTTGTGGGTTTCAAtccattttgtttcattttcttgAATATATGCATAGCTTCATCCATTTTATGCTTCTTGCCATACCCGTCGAGTAACACATTGTAGTGGAACTCCTCTGGCTCCAGGCCCCTATCCACCATCGAGTCAAATAGGGTGGGCAATTCATCTAGCCACTGACACTGCATATGTTAGAAGCGAGTCCAAACATCTCTTAAATGTGATTTTACCTCTTAGAGCGTAAAGCATTGTTCTTAACAAGGCATTTGAGCTTTCTTGTTATGCGTTTTCGTCTAAATTTTGTATAGATGCTATTTGATGAACACATCCATTACCAGATATCACAACCAATACTTTCAAGAAACTTCCACAATCTTGATGCTATGGTTATTGAAATAGGAAATACTAGAAGTAATTTAATAACTCACACTGATACATGCGGTTTTGGCCATGGGCTAAAATGCACCAAATTACGTGTACTTCATTAAGCTTCTGTTGTCTCGCCATCAGAAAGAAGTCCGCATACTCTAATACCTACAACTCTACTCGCCACAGTAGCTTGGAATGCCACCCGAGAGTTTTCTAAACAAGTTCCAACATTTTATACATGAATGGAGTTCAACTGGAAAAGGGAGCATATGACCCAGGAAAAACAGAATCTTAAACCCATTTGTATATGTTATTTTCTCGTAAAATCATATCTGTAATGCTACTGTAATAACAGAGAAACAGTGAAGGAAGAACGCTTATAAGCTTGACAAAGGCTAAactcaaaataataaaaacaaaaggatcAATACTTAGTAGCACAAATGGTACAGAAAATTTTCTGATTTCATATATGTTGACACACGATGGAGATTTGGATATTTATTGTTACCTCAATAGTTACAAGGTGTGGCAAGAACAGCTACAGATTTTTAAGTTCATGTTCCGAAAGGGTCTTTAGTAACAAACAAATAGCAGAATCACTTGGTGCAAAGTTTCTTACAAGCATCTTGCGAAGAAAATACAATGCCTTGGCATTCTCCTTTGCTACAAGAAAACCATTGATAATGGTATCATACGCTCTAGCATCTCGTAAACAACCCTTCTCTTCCATTTCGATGATTAATGAGTTAGCCTCTAATAACATGTTGTTACGAACGAAGCCTTTGATCATTGTGTTATACGTTACTACATCTGGCAATAATCCATTTCTTGGAATTTTATCAAACAGCTTTCTAGCATCTTCCAGCTTGCCAGCCTGAAACAAACCATGAATAAGAATGTTGTACATGAAAATGTTAATTAAGTTACCAGTAGTTTCCAGGGACCCAAACAAATCTACTGCTTCGTCAATTTTTCCATTCTTGCAGAGTCCATCCAACAATGTAGcatatgtaacttcatttagagaTAAACCAAAAGTTTGCATCTCATTAAACAAATTCTTTGCAGCCCTAACTCGTCTATCTCGGTATAGTCCCCTTAATAGTATACTGTAAGTAAATATTGTGGGTTTCAAtccattttgtttcattttcttgAAAAGCTGCATAGCTTCGTCCAACTTACGATTCTTGCAATACCCATCAATCAACACATTGTAGTTTAACTGACTTGGCTCTAGGCCCCTATCCAACATCGAGCCAAACAGTTTAACTGCATCTTGTAACCGACCTACCAAACACAAACCATCCATCATTGAATTATAAGTAATCTGATCCGGTTTTATGTTTATCTTCACCATTAGTTCAAATAACCCCCAAGCATCTTCCGTCATCCCATCTTTACAATGTGAATCTATTAAGATATTAAAAGTTACTGTATCTGGTGAAATCCCACGATCCATCATTTCATCAAAATATCTTCTTGCTTCCTCCTGTTGAGCGTGTACACAATGACCATGAATCATAGAATTGTAAGTTGTTACATCTGCAGAGATTCCTCTACTAACCATCTCGTTAAATAGTCACTTTGCCTCCATTAACCTCCCTGAATTGCCAAACCCATTAATCAAAATATTGTAAGCAACTACATCGGGTACAACATTCGAATCTCCAAGCATTTCAGTGAAGAGAACCATAGCTTGATCAAGTAAACCTCCTTTACAAAGAGTATCTATAATGGCATTATATGAAAAAACATCGGGTCTGCAATTCCATTTAAGCATGTTATTTTTTAACTTGAGAGCAGGACCCACTTGACCAGTTTTACACAGCCCATGTATAAGAGTATTACATGTAACAGCATTAGGTTGAATACCCGTCTTAGTCATTTTGTCGAACACTTTGAATGCAGAATCAATGTTTCCTTGTTGACACAACCCCTTAATCACTGTAGCAAAAGTGACAGTATCAGGATGAAAACCTCTCTTTAATATCTCTCCAAGCAAACAAAACCCATGATCAACTTTTCCTAATCGACGACAACAattaatcaaaatgttgaatGTATAGATATCAGGTTGCACCCCAGCCAAACTCATCTTCTTATATAACATAATCACATCTGAATAACATCTAATCTTTGATAGAGAACTAAATACATGATTAAATGTATCATTAGATGGCAATGGATTTTCCAAAATCAACTGATCAAAGTATTTCAAACCATCATCAAGCTTCTTGATCCTTCCCGATTTACACTCATCCCTCACAAAACTCTCAAGTTGTGATATGTTGTAACCTGAACCATAATAATAATATCTCACAAATTTAGTGTGCAGAAGATGACAATGATCTGAGAATAATACCTTAGCAAGTGGCAACAATTTCTTATGCCCAGAGTGCATcgcttctttcttcttctggtaacTCCGTCTTCTAGAATTTTACACAAATTTTATTTATAAGAAGCTCTTCTGAAATGGGCTTTCACTTGGACACAAATAAGCCCAATAAGTTTTCATTTTCTCGGTTTGGTGTTAGTTGTTGTAATTTATAATTAAACCATTTTACCAATCCCGAAATGTTCCTTCGACTAATGTTTTAAACTCCTGTAAGTCGTAAAGAACAAACAGATCAATAATTGTAAGATGTGAATATCATTTATTTTGGGAGCTTTTAATAATCGAATCACATAACAATTCATAAGTTGCAGAAGAAAGCTATTTGAACAAAATTACAGGGTGCATTCTTTGAAAATCAGGTTGAATACCCGTCTTAGTCATTGCGTCGAACACTTTGAATGCAGAATCAATCTTTTCTTGCACACACAACCCTTTAATGAGTGTGTTGAAAGTGATTGTATCAGGATGATGACCTCTCTTAATAATCTCTCCAAGCAAACAAAAACCATGATCAACTTTTCCTAATCGACaacagcaatttatcaaaatgttGAACGTATAGATGTTGGGTTACACTTGCACCCCAGCCAAACTCATCTTCTTATACAACAAAATTAAATCTGAATAACACTGGATCTTGGATAGCGAACTTAATACATGATTAAATGCACTGAATGATGGTAATGGCCTACCCGAAATCAACATATCAAAGTATCTCAAACCATCATCAAGCTTCTTAATCCTTCCTGACTTACATTCATCCCTCACAAAGCTCTCAAGTTATATGCGAGTACCTGAACCATAATAATTCCTCACAAGTATTTTATAATTATGTTGCTGATTAAAACAATAACAATTTCGGATGACACTCGTATGAAGTTGCAGTAATCTTTGACtcaaactcattttaatgattttctctgtgtgtgtgagagagagagaCTGTAAACTTTAAACTGAGGATCCTTTTTATTCAAGTTCAAGAAGCAATAATTAACACACATTTTGACGACGGACTGTTGGGACGTTTCGTCACAGTGGCATTTGGCTAACTAGCCATCAATGGACTTGGCCTTCTTGACCGGTTACTAGTCTTGGCCTTTTTTTGTCAAGAGCTCATAGTCTATTATTATGACTCTTAGAAATGCATAATTGAAAATGTTCCCAGTTGTCATTCATGAAATCCCAGGAGCTTTCTGTTGTCTAATTACAGTTACGCAACTACAACTCTATCTATTGGGGTACCCTGCGAAATCTTAGAAGATTTAAAGAACCAAATAATTAGAATACCAGGAACAAAAACATGATAAGAAACAGATCAAAAACCCAATCCGAAGGAAATGATATTCTTTTATATTGCTAGTTTTTTACATTTCAGAATATAATCGCTAGCTTTTTAAATTGAATAACAAAATGGTCCCTGTAAGGTGCAAAAGAATACTATTAGATCAACTGCCTGGTACACTTACTGAAAACTCTATTCCCAGAGATAAACGAGAGCTTTCATGTCGATCAAGCTTCAAACTGCATATGTCGATCAAACTCTTCCACAGACCTTCTCTTATAGATAGACCACATAACATGCTTGTGTTTCCAAAACTTGAGATGGTAAGTGGGGTTCATGTCAGAACGTACAAGACATATTCCAGCACGCCCGAAGTTAAAGAACTCCCCTCAATTGGTAACAGatccataaaacaaaaacaagtgaATACTTGGTTTGTCTGGTAAGATACCACTACCATTATATGAAgttataccataaatatgtggaaCATACATGAGAATTTGCATGTTTGTGGGCCAACACCACACTGTGTCTCACTGAGAGGACGAAATCATACAGGGCAGCTTAGAATCAAGATCCCAAGCCCTACGCTTCGGATCTATAGCGTTGCTTTTGGAACAGGACAACTGACTGACAAAGAAAGTAGTCATGCCAGATGATCAATCTAGTCTAATAGACCTAATATTGACCTGCGACAGAGGCATGGCAGGACCACCAAATCTTTGCGCTTTGTGCATGAAATTGGGACAACCCAGAGGTAAGAACTACCATGGAAAAGATGCAAAAGAAATGCAATATATACGTATGAAGTTTTGACAGAGCTCAAGATAAAGACAGTGCACCAGAAACCTGAGTGAAATGACTAGAGTGACTCATTAATTTCCTCAAAATGCGTTTCCTTCCACATGTATTAGAgataatatttatatattcaattccatTTTCACCGTGAGTTTCCAGGTGATAACCATTTGCACAGATATCTTTGAAGCTCAACAAGGTACGGTTAgctcttggtgcatatagagcTTCTGTGACTTTAATCATTGTGACATTTGGCAACAAAAATTGAGCATTATCTCCCCCAATGATCACTTGTggtgatccaatcatcgtagtcacagaggatttataaggaattaagtCAACAAATTATTGCCTATTTCTTAAAATAGTGTGTGGTGCCACTATCAGCTAGGCACTCAATCTCTTCTGAGGATGACATTCCTACAAGAAAATGGTACTTCAGAGAATTCGGTCGCATCATTCAATTAcacaatagattatcacagtaaaaattaaatccaaagcatGATAAGTAtccataaaaattaaaaaccattGATCCATCTACAAAAAACGATAATTTAAGGCTACCTAACATAGTTTAAGTCATCAAAACAAATATTTGAACCAAAGTCTTCTAAACCACaaagcaagaaaataaacaagtttTTAGGATAAAGgataactaaaaaaaaataacaatcaaTCAAAGGCAGGTGTTTCCATAAGGGCATGGTTCTTTTTTCCCTGGATGTCTGAAATGGTGAAGTTGACATCTGGGGCATGATCATGTTCTTCCACACAGTGAGCTTCTTGATCTATAGATTCCCGGTACTTTTTGTAGCTTGCTGCTACTTTGGCACTAGCTTTGCATTGCTGGTACCAATGTCCGGAGATTCCAAACCTGTAACAAGGTGCATTGTCATTCTCGACCTTCTTAGATATGGGGTTTTTATGTGTTTTTTCAACAGTGTTGCCCCTACAACTAGGTCCAAAAGTAACATCTCTAGACCAGGTATTTGAATGGCCTCCATGCCTATTTCCCCTTGCACAATGGCCCTTTGTCCTCTTTCACGTGGGTTATTATCCCCACGCGAGTATTGAACATGAGATTATGAATCAACATGTTAACCCTCTTTTCTTTGGGATGTTTTTCTTTGTTATCCTTATAATAGTTAGTTTCGggaattttcttcttctcattGGCTCTAgcattgttgtttgctagaacttCGTGGCAACTTTCGGCCACTCTTGCTAAATTAATACAAAAGAACATAGCATATGCGCATGGCATTTATATACAACACTCATGAATTAATACAACCAAACACAGATTCATACGTTACATTCACAATTCATTAAACAAAtctgttatttttattttattattacatTTCAATGATCAAGACAAAcggaaaaataaaatttaaataataATACTCAACACCGATTCATAAGTTACACAGAGATAGAGCAAAAGTAAAGAATAATATACTAACACTAGACAATCATTTTTGTAATCATCATAGTACAGTTGCGGACAAATCagtacaaatatatataataaagagaaaaaatccTAGACATTGTAGACATTGCTGTGAATTCGGCCTTTAAAGTggctaagagcgtccacaatagtacgatcataaccaaagatcaaagaccaaaacaaacgatcaaatttgagagtAGTCTGGAGTGtgacgttaaggcagtggagtatttttagtcgagcggatgtataatgaacgcttgcatgtggagcgttcATATAATCTTCGTCCCGAAGAGGCGTAGATATAGTTTACGCTCGTTGTGGGGCGTTGTTAAAGAATACGCTcgttgtggggcgtacatatagtTAACGCTCGGATAAGGGACGTagatataatctacgcctggtgtggcggACGGGtaaatcaacgcctcattcaggcatacgtataatcaacgcctcattcaggcggacCTATAATCAACGGCTCATTCGGGCGAacttataatcaacgcctcactcaggcggacatataatcaacgcctcactcaggcgtacgtataatcaacgcctcacactggcggacgtataatcaacgcctcattcaggcggacctataatcaacgcctcattcaggcggacctataatcaacgcctcattcggGCGAACTTATAATCAACGCCCGTTGtctggcgaacgtataatcaacgcccccttgtcaggcgtacgtatagtgttggacCCAAATTAACACACGTATCGAGCACGTGTGGACAAAGAGAAACCACCACGTATAACACACGTGTTCACTTGGtgtttaccctaatcttctccgtcttcttcttttcttttcttcttttcttttctacctcctgtttgtttctaccgcccacaaacacaacacatcacagtaactagcaggaaaagagaataaaaaaaaaaacgagatacTTGATGAATCCCGGTtagaaaagaggtatgtttcttttttcttaatctctttttttttatccgtattgttgtataatttatttagggttttatttgttaaaattagtttatattAAGATGGGTTTTaaagaacaaatatgaatatgaaattgattaaatataattgggtatgtgtgttttatgattttagagaataatatgtatgtgaagaaaaccatatttgatgcttatgtaaatttggttaaaagaaattttaaaataattatagAAGATCTGATTTGTGGGTGGAATAGATTTAAAAAAATTGGCTACTGTAAAAATTGGtagttatgtagattatgtgtgttatatatgtagaagagatgatttgtacatatgtgaatatggttaaaaataattgaatttgtattgttttttattgaatttggaggtaattaattttagttgttttttggtttatttttgatgttcatgtgaattaggctaaaagattttatgaaattttatcaAATATGTACAACACTTAATTTGTGGGTTATATAGATTAATACGTGTTTTTACAATTCATGTGGTTATACCAAAAATTGTAGTTATGTACATTTTGTgtgttacatatgtagaagagctaatttatatgtatggaattgattttttagtgatttttatggaatcttgaagtgattaaattgggttgtggaatgttgaaaggattttcaaaatgcatcggtgacgatttaatttgtattcgtagaattatagattttggaattgatatagtttgtgttaaggatttttatagtatttggaatataaatggtgttggactaataaaaataagaaatggcgCGGGTTGGTCTaattgcatctatcttgtgtgtgcatagatgttgaacaaattcacatcgcggttcaatggtcgcatgaagacgaacaagaaacaaaaatttgtagccgaagaggattataacttaatcaGTACTGGTAAAATTAAGGAGATcgatattccccggttagggaggtttcctatactgcaagatgataaaccgcacgctactatggacatcacatttacaggggagcaaaaattgaagtatcaacatcgtggatctctggcatcggtaattcatcactatcaaactatttcacaacactgtcctagagctaaatatattattgaaaaagcgggatggcaaaatttactgaacatacaatgtagcgaaaccaaccattcaatggttgattatattgctgagcggttttgggatacaacaaacacttttcacttcccatttggtgagatgggattcacccccctagattggctcatgttgactggactgagtatcggtgatgggcctgatgttccttatgattcagggaagtaccaatttgaacatgttcgtgagcatatctttccggatatccaagatgtgACGTTCAgtccaaaagcaccgtcgtgggtttcaaattcaattacaattaaatatttaaggtcatatttcttcgaagacaagttggttgcggctgaaaatgatagcacccttgctcatagagt includes these proteins:
- the LOC113329908 gene encoding pentatricopeptide repeat-containing protein At3g22470, mitochondrial-like, encoding MVSRGISADVTTYNSMIHGHCVHAQQEEARRYFDEMMDRGISPDTVTFNILIDSHCKDGMTEDAWGLFELMVKINIKPDQITYNSMMDGLCLVGRLQDAVKLFGSMLDRGLEPSQLNYNVLIDGYCKNRKLDEAMQLFKKMKQNGLKPTIFTYSILLRGLYRDRRVRAAKNLFNEMQTFGLSLNEVTYATLLDGLCKNGKIDEAVDLFGSLETTGNLINIFMYNILIHGLFQAGKLEDARKLFDKIPRNGLLPDVVTYNTMIKGFVRNNMLLEANSLIIEMEEKGCLRDARAYDTIINGFLVAKENAKALYFLRKMLVRNFAPSDSAICLLLKTLSEHELKNL
- the LOC113329780 gene encoding pentatricopeptide repeat-containing protein At1g63330-like, which gives rise to MQCQWLDELPTLFDSMVDRGLEPEEFHYNVLLDGYGKKHKMDEAMHIFKKMKQNGLKPTTFTYTTLLAGLYRDGRMKTVNNLFYEIQTFGQSPDEVVCNAVLNGLCKNGKMEEAIELFESLESIGISVNIEMYNTLISSFCHAGKLEDARRHFNDIPRKGLVPNVVTYTATITGLFRNKMLMEANALINQMEENGCSLDARAYDTIISGFLIAKEIDKALQFLCEMLEREFVPSDCVVSFLVNTLSADITILQYYS
- the LOC113329909 gene encoding putative pentatricopeptide repeat-containing protein At1g12700, mitochondrial, with amino-acid sequence MHSGHKKLLPLAKVLFSDHCHLLHTKFVRYYYYGSGYNISQLESFVRDECKSGRIKKLDDGLKYFDQLILENPLPSNDTFNHVFSSLSKIRCYSDVIMLYKKMSLAGVQPDIYTFNILINCCRRLGKVDHGFCLLGEILKRGFHPDTVTFATVIKGLCQQGNIDSAFKVFDKMTKTGIQPNAVTCNTLIHGLCKTGQVGPALKLKNNMLKWNCRPDVFSYNAIIDTLCKGGLLDQAMVLFTEMLGDSNVVPDVVAYNILINGFGNSGRLMEAK